In Carya illinoinensis cultivar Pawnee chromosome 6, C.illinoinensisPawnee_v1, whole genome shotgun sequence, a single genomic region encodes these proteins:
- the LOC122313773 gene encoding growth-regulating factor 2-like isoform X2, whose translation MLLNGKLGFLFGESGFIIMSMDSFDVSDKEAKEISGGDVPKLGVKLESIEPVSDKAIMVHHENHHRRCPSCETQVGDGDGPRCSNSTITSGAYDAAAAAAAVVSGAAVPGSGAVVRTVQPFDISTYSTPHTVSKFPGRMAASLGFPFTNAQWKELERQAMIYKYMMASVPVPPELLISVSRTPPDPAASHVHLGSSGLNLRLSNSSDPEPGRCKRTDGKKWRCSRDVAPNHKYCERHLHRGRPRSRKPVEIQANNSSSSKRTRREDYSALPTSVNIPIPRPTINNNGVSSQFLGPTAGSPFHRPTEVSLPSHKDPRSLEWVVKGEPVPMATTDQQWHPLMQNKMEFASEPFSHCHPNASIFKQNYPEEPLNLNSYVYFSTCEDTQSKDCPLFLSSDMISTQEPHTGTTRGFIDAWSNAVTEENIANSSTLCSVSSNGLSPSLLTLSMGGSNSIDEEMGQLQMGSGLIGRNRNNESGSKSDISSWYTPASSIAAPTPGGPLAEVLRPSMVAIATEAASNVSSPTPGNGDSRGDSSRSHATMLSSPSGVLPKTFASLSDSSGNSSPNLGSSRATPEIAMPWLN comes from the exons ATGCTTTTGAATGGGAAACTTGGTTTTCTATTTGGGGAAAGTGGTTTCATTATTATGAGTATGGACAGCTTCGACGTTTCAGACAAGGAAGCAAAAGAAATTAGTGGTGGTGATGTTCCAAAGTTAGGTGTGAAGCTGGAAAGCATTGAACCGGTTAGTGACAAGGCGATTATGGTTCATCATGAGAATCACCACCGTCGATGTCCATCATGCGAGACTCAGGTTGGTGATGGCGATGGTCCCAGATGTAGCAACAGCACTATAACTAGTGGTGCATAcgatgctgctgctgctgctgctgctgttgttTCTGGTGCTGCTGTTCCAGGTAGTGGTGCAGTTGTAAGAACCGTGCAGCCTTTTGACATTTCTACCTATTCTACTCCTCACACCGTCTCCAAATTCCCAg GCAGGATGGCAGCATCTCTGGGGTTTCCTTTTACAAATGCACAGTGGAAGGAGCTTGAAAGACAAGCTATGATCTACAAGTATATGATGGCCTCCGTTCCTGTTCCTCCTGAGCTCCTTATTTCTGTTAGCAGAACTCCCCCAGACCCAGCTGCTTCCCACGTTCACT TGGGAAGTAGTGGTTTGAACCTCAGATTGTCAAACAGTTCGGATCCAGAGCCGGGGAGGTGCAAGAGGACAGATGGGAAGAAATGGAGGTGCTCTAGAGATGTGGCCCCCAACCACAAATACTGTGAGCGCCACTTGCATAGAGGCCGTCCCCGTTCAAGAAAGCCTGTGGAAATTCAAGCAAACaatagcagcagcagcaagagGACCCGCCGTGAAGATTATTCTGCTCTTCCTACTTCCGTCAACATTCCTATCCCTAGACCCACAATCAACAACAATGGTGTTTCATCTCAGTTTCTTGGACCTACTGCTGGTTCCCCATTCCACCGGCCGACTGAGGTCTCGCTTCCTTCACACAAGGATCCGAG GAGCTTGGAGTGGGTTGTAAAAGGAGAACCCGTACCCATGGCTACAACTGACCAACAATGGCACCCTCTGATGCAAAATAAAATGGAATTCGCCTCTGAGCCGTTCTCTCACTGTCACCCCAATGCCTCTatcttcaaacaaaattatcccGAGGAGCCCTTGAATCTGAACTCGTATGTGTATTTCAGCACCTGTGAAGATACACAGAGCAAAGACTGTCCTTTGTTCCTCAGTTCAGATATGATTTCTACACAAGAGCCTCACACGGGAACCACAAGGGGTTTCATTGATGCGTGGTCTAATGCAGTAACAGAGGAGAACATAGCCAACTCAAGCACCTTGTGCTCTGTTTCATCAAATGGGCTCTCACCCTCTTTACTCACTCTATCTATGGGTGGCAGTAACTCCATTGATGAAGAAATGGGTCAACTCCAAATGGGATCGGGCTTGATTGGAAGGAACCGAAACAATGAAAGTGGTAGCAAATCTGATATCTCAAGCTGGTATACCCCTGCATCGTCGATAGCTGCTCCCACACCGGGTGGGCCTTTAGCTGAGGTTCTAAGGCCGAGCATGGTTGCTATTGCTACCGAAGCTGCATCGAATGTGTCATCTCCAACCCCTGGAAATGGTGATTCAAGGGGTGATTCGAGTAGGTCTCATGCTACTATGTTGTCATCACCATCTGGGGTTCTTCCGAAAACATTTGCTTCATTGTCTGATAGTAGTGGTAATAGCAGCCCAAACCTTGGGAGCTCGAGGGCCACTCCTGAGATCGCTATGCCCTGGTTGAATTAG
- the LOC122313773 gene encoding growth-regulating factor 7-like isoform X1 yields the protein MLLNGKLGFLFGESGFIIMSMDSFDVSDKEAKEISGGDVPKLGVKLESIEPVSDKAIMVHHENHHRRCPSCETQVGDGDGPRCSNSTITSGAYDAAAAAAAVVSGAAVPGSGAVVRTVQPFDISTYSTPHTVSKFPAGRMAASLGFPFTNAQWKELERQAMIYKYMMASVPVPPELLISVSRTPPDPAASHVHLGSSGLNLRLSNSSDPEPGRCKRTDGKKWRCSRDVAPNHKYCERHLHRGRPRSRKPVEIQANNSSSSKRTRREDYSALPTSVNIPIPRPTINNNGVSSQFLGPTAGSPFHRPTEVSLPSHKDPRSLEWVVKGEPVPMATTDQQWHPLMQNKMEFASEPFSHCHPNASIFKQNYPEEPLNLNSYVYFSTCEDTQSKDCPLFLSSDMISTQEPHTGTTRGFIDAWSNAVTEENIANSSTLCSVSSNGLSPSLLTLSMGGSNSIDEEMGQLQMGSGLIGRNRNNESGSKSDISSWYTPASSIAAPTPGGPLAEVLRPSMVAIATEAASNVSSPTPGNGDSRGDSSRSHATMLSSPSGVLPKTFASLSDSSGNSSPNLGSSRATPEIAMPWLN from the exons ATGCTTTTGAATGGGAAACTTGGTTTTCTATTTGGGGAAAGTGGTTTCATTATTATGAGTATGGACAGCTTCGACGTTTCAGACAAGGAAGCAAAAGAAATTAGTGGTGGTGATGTTCCAAAGTTAGGTGTGAAGCTGGAAAGCATTGAACCGGTTAGTGACAAGGCGATTATGGTTCATCATGAGAATCACCACCGTCGATGTCCATCATGCGAGACTCAGGTTGGTGATGGCGATGGTCCCAGATGTAGCAACAGCACTATAACTAGTGGTGCATAcgatgctgctgctgctgctgctgctgttgttTCTGGTGCTGCTGTTCCAGGTAGTGGTGCAGTTGTAAGAACCGTGCAGCCTTTTGACATTTCTACCTATTCTACTCCTCACACCGTCTCCAAATTCCCAg CAGGCAGGATGGCAGCATCTCTGGGGTTTCCTTTTACAAATGCACAGTGGAAGGAGCTTGAAAGACAAGCTATGATCTACAAGTATATGATGGCCTCCGTTCCTGTTCCTCCTGAGCTCCTTATTTCTGTTAGCAGAACTCCCCCAGACCCAGCTGCTTCCCACGTTCACT TGGGAAGTAGTGGTTTGAACCTCAGATTGTCAAACAGTTCGGATCCAGAGCCGGGGAGGTGCAAGAGGACAGATGGGAAGAAATGGAGGTGCTCTAGAGATGTGGCCCCCAACCACAAATACTGTGAGCGCCACTTGCATAGAGGCCGTCCCCGTTCAAGAAAGCCTGTGGAAATTCAAGCAAACaatagcagcagcagcaagagGACCCGCCGTGAAGATTATTCTGCTCTTCCTACTTCCGTCAACATTCCTATCCCTAGACCCACAATCAACAACAATGGTGTTTCATCTCAGTTTCTTGGACCTACTGCTGGTTCCCCATTCCACCGGCCGACTGAGGTCTCGCTTCCTTCACACAAGGATCCGAG GAGCTTGGAGTGGGTTGTAAAAGGAGAACCCGTACCCATGGCTACAACTGACCAACAATGGCACCCTCTGATGCAAAATAAAATGGAATTCGCCTCTGAGCCGTTCTCTCACTGTCACCCCAATGCCTCTatcttcaaacaaaattatcccGAGGAGCCCTTGAATCTGAACTCGTATGTGTATTTCAGCACCTGTGAAGATACACAGAGCAAAGACTGTCCTTTGTTCCTCAGTTCAGATATGATTTCTACACAAGAGCCTCACACGGGAACCACAAGGGGTTTCATTGATGCGTGGTCTAATGCAGTAACAGAGGAGAACATAGCCAACTCAAGCACCTTGTGCTCTGTTTCATCAAATGGGCTCTCACCCTCTTTACTCACTCTATCTATGGGTGGCAGTAACTCCATTGATGAAGAAATGGGTCAACTCCAAATGGGATCGGGCTTGATTGGAAGGAACCGAAACAATGAAAGTGGTAGCAAATCTGATATCTCAAGCTGGTATACCCCTGCATCGTCGATAGCTGCTCCCACACCGGGTGGGCCTTTAGCTGAGGTTCTAAGGCCGAGCATGGTTGCTATTGCTACCGAAGCTGCATCGAATGTGTCATCTCCAACCCCTGGAAATGGTGATTCAAGGGGTGATTCGAGTAGGTCTCATGCTACTATGTTGTCATCACCATCTGGGGTTCTTCCGAAAACATTTGCTTCATTGTCTGATAGTAGTGGTAATAGCAGCCCAAACCTTGGGAGCTCGAGGGCCACTCCTGAGATCGCTATGCCCTGGTTGAATTAG